The Penaeus chinensis breed Huanghai No. 1 chromosome 16, ASM1920278v2, whole genome shotgun sequence genome window below encodes:
- the LOC125033295 gene encoding uncharacterized protein LOC125033295 produces the protein MYKESETKVRCIAGTKEPFKVEVGLHQGSALSPFLFAIIMDSFTESIRKEAPWNMMFADDVVLCCEEKIELEEDLERWHDRLERRGMKVSRAKTEYMCLNGVSRGNIRMQDQQLPVVSEFRYLGSTVQSDGGVEAEISRRIQSGWNNWKKMAGVMCDKRVPAKVKGKIHRTVIQPAMLYGLETVPQTKATNETRGG, from the coding sequence ATgtacaaagagagcgagacaaaggtCAGGTGCATAGCGGGAACAAAAGAGCCTTTCAAGGTAGAAGTGGGGTTACATCAGGGGTCAGCGTTGAGCCCGTTCCTATTTGCCATCATCATGGACAGCTTCACAGAGAGCATCAGGAAAGAGGCTCCTTGGAACATGatgtttgctgacgatgttgtGCTTTGCTGCGAGGAGAAAATCGAGCTAGAGGAGGACCTGGAGAGGTGGCACGATAgactggagaggagaggaatgaaggtaTCAAGAGCGAAGACGGAGTACATGTGCTTGAATGGGGTGTCCAGAGGAAACATACGGATGCAAGACCAACAACTGCCAGTAGTAAGTGAATTCAGGTACCTTGGTAGCACAGTACAATCGGATGGTGGAGTAGAAGCAGAGATCAGCAGAAGGATCCAATCAGGATGGAACAACTGGAAGAAGATGGCCGGTGTGATGTGTGACAAGAGGGTCCCAGCCAAAGTTAAGGGAAAGATCCACCGGACCGTGATCCAGCCGGCAATGCTTTACGGGCTGGAGACGGTACCCCAAACGAAGGCGACAAATGAAACTAGAGGTGGCTGA